From Aquabacterium sp. A3, a single genomic window includes:
- a CDS encoding porin: MIPISHPCVRLAVASLCMSAAFGAAQASTVQVYGILDVGVRHAPNLSVSEDAITKVDDGMRSRIGLRGTEEVAPGVKAFFRLEHSLRMDTGAQRESVFWDDKAWVGLDSKALGQVMLGRLRSPTDEYTNGTRFEAFMGHTLGASTGRAALGTDAWNNGVYYISPSWEGLMAGVGFSAGEGAVASSRGAHVEYTRGPLDVALAWQRDGESLHDTKSTLTIAGTYQWPALLMLATYARSDDVGLTDSGQRTSWSLGARVPLGSGQVRVSGRITRDDQLQAAGDRSKDVEWRHLGLGYHHPLSKRTSVNATMAYDQRKTFDAAGATLTRRSGPGFELGLRVAF, encoded by the coding sequence ATGATCCCCATTTCCCATCCGTGCGTTCGTCTGGCCGTGGCGAGCCTGTGCATGTCTGCGGCGTTTGGTGCCGCCCAGGCCTCCACCGTGCAGGTCTACGGCATCCTTGACGTGGGGGTGCGACACGCGCCCAACCTCTCGGTGAGCGAAGACGCCATCACCAAGGTGGACGATGGCATGCGCAGTCGCATCGGTCTTCGGGGCACGGAAGAGGTGGCGCCCGGCGTGAAGGCCTTCTTCCGTCTGGAGCACAGCCTGCGCATGGACACCGGCGCCCAGCGCGAGAGCGTTTTCTGGGATGACAAGGCCTGGGTGGGACTGGACAGCAAGGCGTTGGGACAGGTGATGCTGGGCCGCCTGCGCTCGCCCACCGACGAGTACACCAACGGCACGCGCTTCGAAGCCTTCATGGGGCACACCCTGGGCGCCAGCACCGGCCGCGCAGCCCTGGGCACCGACGCCTGGAACAACGGTGTTTACTACATCAGCCCCAGCTGGGAGGGCCTGATGGCCGGTGTGGGATTTTCTGCCGGTGAGGGCGCAGTGGCCTCCTCTCGCGGGGCCCATGTGGAGTACACCCGCGGTCCGCTGGACGTGGCCCTGGCCTGGCAGCGCGATGGCGAAAGCCTTCATGACACCAAGTCGACGCTGACGATCGCTGGCACCTACCAATGGCCGGCCCTGCTCATGCTGGCCACCTACGCACGCTCTGACGACGTGGGGCTGACCGACAGCGGGCAACGCACCAGCTGGAGCCTGGGCGCGCGCGTGCCGCTGGGGTCGGGCCAGGTGCGTGTCTCGGGTCGCATCACACGCGATGATCAGCTCCAGGCGGCCGGCGATCGCAGCAAAGATGTGGAGTGGCGTCATCTGGGGCTGGGCTACCACCACCCCCTGAGCAAGCGAACCAGCGTGAACGCCACGATGGCCTACGACCAGCGCAAGACCTTCGATGCCGCCGGCGCCACGCTGACCCGGCGCTCCGGACCGGGCTTCGAGCTGGGCTTGCGGGTGGCGTTCTGA
- a CDS encoding tripartite tricarboxylate transporter permease, whose amino-acid sequence MSSTLEHLMTGFGVALAPFNLMLAALGGFIGTIVGMLPGLGPINGVAILMPLAFALNLPPESALILLVAVYLGCEYGGRISSILLNVPGDAAAIMTAVDGYPMARKGLGGVALSISAVSSFVGSMVAITGLVIAAPLLASWALAFGPAEYFALMVFAFACLTGLMGDQPAKAGLAAVLGLSLATVGIDANSGVYRFTFDSIHLADGIQFVAVVVGVFSLSEILLLVEQVVAGNALITQTGRNLFNVKELLLTRWTMLRSAVVGFFVGILPGAGATIASAMTYSMEKRLNDAEGTFGKGDIRGVAAPEAANNASAAGSFVPMLTLGVPGSGTTAVMVGALALYNITPGPALFEQRPTLVWGLIASMFIGNFMLLAMNLPLIKLFTRILAVPNWALVPGIVAVSAVGVYAIHATTFDLMLMTALGVIGYVLRKLDMPMAPLILGFVLGELIEQNLRRALSMTNGDWAILFESGISRGFWVGTAVMLMVPLAVRWYLGRRQALQSSSLPRESASRA is encoded by the coding sequence ATGAGTTCGACCCTTGAACATCTGATGACCGGGTTTGGTGTCGCCTTGGCGCCGTTCAACCTGATGCTGGCGGCCCTGGGGGGCTTCATCGGCACCATCGTGGGCATGTTGCCGGGCCTGGGCCCGATCAATGGCGTGGCCATTCTGATGCCGCTGGCGTTCGCGCTGAATCTGCCGCCTGAGTCGGCGCTCATCTTGTTGGTGGCGGTGTACCTGGGCTGCGAATATGGCGGGCGCATTTCGTCCATTTTGCTGAACGTGCCTGGCGATGCCGCCGCCATCATGACGGCCGTTGATGGCTACCCCATGGCACGCAAAGGCCTGGGTGGCGTGGCGCTGTCGATCTCGGCCGTCAGCTCGTTTGTCGGGTCGATGGTGGCGATCACCGGCCTGGTGATCGCCGCGCCTTTGTTGGCCAGCTGGGCCCTGGCCTTTGGTCCGGCCGAGTACTTTGCGCTCATGGTGTTTGCCTTCGCCTGCCTGACGGGGCTGATGGGCGATCAGCCCGCCAAGGCTGGCCTGGCAGCGGTGCTGGGGCTGTCGCTGGCCACGGTGGGGATCGATGCCAACTCTGGCGTGTACCGTTTCACCTTCGATTCGATCCACCTGGCCGATGGCATTCAGTTCGTGGCCGTGGTGGTGGGCGTCTTCTCGCTCAGCGAGATCTTGCTGCTGGTCGAGCAGGTGGTGGCCGGCAATGCCTTGATCACCCAGACCGGGCGCAACCTCTTCAACGTCAAAGAGCTGCTCCTGACCCGCTGGACCATGTTGCGATCGGCCGTGGTGGGCTTTTTCGTGGGCATCCTGCCCGGTGCGGGGGCCACCATCGCCAGCGCCATGACCTACTCCATGGAGAAGCGGCTGAACGACGCTGAAGGCACGTTCGGCAAGGGCGATATCCGTGGCGTGGCAGCGCCCGAGGCGGCCAACAATGCGTCGGCTGCAGGCTCGTTCGTGCCCATGCTGACGCTGGGGGTGCCGGGCTCGGGCACGACGGCGGTGATGGTGGGCGCGCTGGCGCTGTACAACATCACGCCGGGGCCCGCCTTGTTCGAGCAGCGTCCCACGCTGGTCTGGGGCTTGATCGCCTCGATGTTCATTGGCAACTTCATGCTGCTGGCCATGAACCTGCCACTCATCAAGCTGTTCACCCGCATCCTGGCCGTGCCCAACTGGGCGCTGGTGCCTGGCATCGTGGCCGTCAGTGCGGTGGGGGTGTATGCCATCCACGCCACCACCTTCGACCTGATGCTGATGACGGCCCTGGGCGTGATCGGCTACGTGTTGCGCAAGCTGGACATGCCCATGGCGCCTCTCATCCTGGGTTTTGTGCTGGGAGAGTTGATTGAGCAAAACCTGCGGCGCGCCTTGTCCATGACCAACGGCGACTGGGCCATCCTGTTCGAGAGCGGCATCTCGCGCGGCTTCTGGGTGGGCACCGCTGTCATGCTCATGGTGCCGCTGGCGGTGCGCTGGTACCTCGGGCGCCGCCAGGCGCTGCAGTCCTCGTCCCTGCCCAGGGAATCCGCTTCGCGCGCCTGA
- a CDS encoding tripartite tricarboxylate transporter TctB family protein gives MADRALGLVCLILSVGMAWMAWGYEAPISYEPVGPAAFPLLLAAMMGVLSLWLMLRPGAQHTASGPATHAPALWGPASPKVLKLAAVMAVYAITFQWLGFVVATALMTVGVSRIFGGTWRQSTLTGLGLGVALFLIFDRLFDVILPAGWLSFMG, from the coding sequence ATGGCTGATCGCGCGTTGGGCCTGGTGTGCCTCATCCTGTCTGTGGGCATGGCCTGGATGGCCTGGGGCTATGAAGCTCCGATTTCTTACGAGCCCGTGGGGCCGGCGGCGTTTCCGCTGCTGCTGGCGGCCATGATGGGTGTGCTCAGCCTGTGGTTGATGCTGCGACCTGGCGCACAGCACACCGCCTCAGGGCCCGCTACTCACGCGCCAGCGTTGTGGGGGCCAGCGTCACCCAAGGTGCTCAAGCTGGCCGCAGTCATGGCCGTGTACGCCATCACCTTCCAGTGGCTGGGTTTTGTGGTGGCCACCGCGTTGATGACGGTGGGCGTCTCCCGCATCTTTGGCGGCACCTGGCGCCAGAGCACGCTCACGGGCTTGGGCCTGGGTGTGGCCTTGTTCCTGATTTTTGATCGGCTGTTCGATGTGATCTTGCCAGCCGGCTGGCTGAGCTTCATGGGCTGA
- a CDS encoding Bug family tripartite tricarboxylate transporter substrate binding protein has translation MPSTLNLRAALFGLAWLPLAASVAMAGPLDKPECIAPAKPGGGFDLTCKMAQTMLSVNQLSSSPLRVTYMPGGIGAVAYNAVVAQRPGEPNTIVAFSGGSLLNLAQGKFGRYTVDDVRWLAALGADYGAVIVKKDSPFQSLKDVVAALQKDPTKVVFGAGGTVGSQDWMKAALTARAAGVNPRAMRFVAFEGGGEAVTALQGGHIQVYSGDAAEASQQISAGTPIRVLAVFAEQRLPGAMSKVPTAKEQGYDITWPIIRGFYMGPKVSDADFKAWEGAFRKAMAQPAYATLREERGLFPLTLTGPELDAYVKRQTQQYAELAAELGLLVRK, from the coding sequence ATGCCATCAACTCTCAACCTTCGCGCTGCCTTGTTCGGCCTGGCGTGGCTGCCACTGGCCGCTTCGGTGGCCATGGCTGGCCCCCTGGACAAGCCCGAGTGCATTGCCCCCGCCAAGCCGGGCGGTGGATTCGACCTGACCTGCAAGATGGCGCAAACGATGCTGTCGGTCAACCAGTTGAGCAGCAGCCCCCTGCGGGTGACCTACATGCCCGGCGGCATCGGGGCCGTGGCGTACAACGCCGTGGTGGCGCAACGCCCGGGCGAGCCAAACACCATTGTGGCTTTCTCAGGGGGCTCGCTGCTCAATCTGGCGCAGGGCAAGTTTGGTCGCTACACCGTGGACGACGTGCGCTGGCTGGCTGCGCTGGGCGCCGATTATGGCGCCGTGATCGTGAAGAAAGACTCGCCATTCCAGAGCCTGAAGGACGTGGTGGCGGCCTTGCAGAAAGACCCGACCAAGGTGGTGTTCGGTGCCGGTGGCACGGTGGGCAGCCAGGACTGGATGAAGGCCGCGCTGACCGCTCGCGCTGCAGGGGTGAATCCTCGCGCCATGCGGTTTGTGGCGTTTGAAGGCGGTGGGGAGGCCGTGACGGCCTTGCAAGGCGGGCACATTCAGGTGTACTCAGGCGATGCGGCCGAGGCCTCGCAGCAGATCAGCGCGGGCACGCCGATCCGCGTGCTGGCCGTGTTTGCCGAACAACGGCTGCCGGGCGCCATGAGCAAGGTGCCCACCGCCAAGGAGCAGGGCTACGACATCACCTGGCCCATCATCCGGGGCTTCTACATGGGCCCCAAGGTCAGCGATGCCGATTTCAAGGCTTGGGAGGGGGCCTTCCGCAAGGCCATGGCGCAGCCCGCGTACGCCACCTTGCGCGAAGAGCGTGGACTGTTCCCCCTGACGCTCACGGGCCCCGAACTGGACGCCTATGTCAAGCGCCAGACCCAGCAGTACGCCGAACTGGCGGCCGAGTTGGGTTTGCTGGTTCGCAAGTGA
- a CDS encoding sensor histidine kinase — MSLRRRLLVCLLPLMLLTMSVELWSTQREALAAANSAYDRSIRGALKAIEANISTASGGLAVELPYRLFELLELTASGHVYFRVATLDGLVEVGNLDLPAPGLGSLRPDTPVFRDAVYLGERVRMGALLTQVRLQGADGPSTPVLIQVAEQARSREQFAEQFVRNSLLRAGVVLGILLTSGVLVVAWGLTPLRRLEAEVRRRRASDLSPLDTTALPRDVRPLVQAVNLQMHRRQALADQQRQFLDDASHQLRTPLTTLRTQVDYALRVAADGVVSPEVTHSLQAMVDQIDVATRSTNQLLSLARSETVEPQWHRFDLAETMRATVTPLLRRARQRDLDLGVEVPDTLMVQGDETLWREALSNLLDNALRYAHPGSAVTARAALESSDDGAMWVIQVSSHGEPAPEALRALWARSARHERAFVRGVGAQQGGAGLGLDIASRIAQRHGGRLHIDARASGAFEVTMRWPACGDRRAAG, encoded by the coding sequence ATGAGCCTGCGTCGTCGATTGCTGGTGTGTTTGTTGCCTCTGATGCTGCTGACCATGTCGGTCGAGTTGTGGTCCACCCAGCGAGAGGCGCTGGCGGCGGCCAACAGCGCCTATGACCGCTCCATCCGCGGCGCCCTCAAGGCGATCGAGGCCAACATCTCCACCGCCTCAGGCGGCCTGGCGGTGGAGCTTCCCTACCGTTTGTTCGAGCTGCTGGAGTTGACCGCTTCGGGCCACGTGTACTTCAGGGTGGCCACCTTGGACGGCCTGGTCGAGGTGGGCAACCTGGACTTGCCCGCCCCCGGCCTCGGCAGCCTGCGTCCTGACACGCCTGTGTTTCGTGATGCGGTGTACCTGGGCGAGCGTGTGCGCATGGGCGCTTTGCTCACGCAGGTGCGCTTGCAGGGGGCGGACGGCCCGTCCACGCCGGTGCTGATCCAGGTGGCCGAGCAGGCCCGGTCGCGCGAGCAATTCGCGGAGCAGTTTGTGCGCAACAGCCTCTTGCGTGCGGGCGTGGTGCTGGGGATTTTGTTGACCTCGGGCGTGCTGGTGGTGGCCTGGGGCTTGACGCCACTGCGGCGCCTGGAGGCCGAGGTGCGGCGTCGTCGGGCGTCTGATTTGTCGCCGCTGGACACGACGGCCTTGCCCCGCGATGTGCGGCCCTTGGTGCAGGCGGTCAACCTGCAGATGCACAGGCGCCAGGCCCTGGCAGACCAGCAGCGGCAGTTTCTTGACGATGCGTCACACCAATTGCGCACACCGTTGACCACCTTGCGCACCCAGGTCGACTACGCCCTGAGGGTGGCCGCCGATGGCGTGGTCTCTCCCGAGGTGACCCACAGTCTGCAGGCCATGGTCGATCAGATTGACGTGGCCACGCGCAGCACCAATCAGTTGCTCAGCCTGGCCAGATCAGAGACGGTGGAGCCGCAATGGCACCGTTTTGATCTGGCTGAAACCATGCGTGCGACCGTGACGCCGTTGTTGCGGCGCGCCCGGCAGCGTGACCTGGACCTGGGGGTGGAGGTGCCCGACACGCTGATGGTGCAAGGAGACGAGACGCTGTGGCGCGAGGCGTTGAGCAATTTGCTGGACAACGCCTTGCGCTATGCGCATCCGGGCAGTGCGGTCACCGCACGTGCCGCCCTGGAGTCATCGGATGATGGCGCCATGTGGGTGATCCAGGTGTCCAGTCATGGCGAGCCGGCGCCCGAGGCGCTGCGGGCGCTGTGGGCACGTTCGGCGCGTCATGAGCGCGCGTTCGTGCGCGGTGTGGGCGCTCAGCAGGGCGGGGCGGGCCTGGGGCTGGACATCGCCTCTCGCATTGCGCAGCGCCATGGGGGACGTTTGCACATCGATGCGCGGGCCAGCGGAGCGTTTGAGGTCACGATGCGCTGGCCGGCTTGTGGCGACCGCCGCGCGGCCGGTTGA
- a CDS encoding response regulator: protein MRVLLAEDEHALGEWLSKALARSGTQVDWVDDGQLAERALDDGDYDALILDLGLPGLGGRQLLQRLRARDRRLPVLILTARDSLAERVQVLNQGADDFLAKPFALEELEARLMALVRRARGADNPRLACGGLQYDTDSKQFTLADQLLHLSPREHAVLRALIQRAGEPMSKAQIIARVFSDQDDVLPDVIEVLVHRLRKRLEGSGLLIVTYRGLGYALEAAD from the coding sequence GTGAGGGTGTTGCTGGCCGAAGACGAGCATGCACTGGGCGAGTGGTTGTCCAAGGCCCTGGCGCGTTCAGGCACGCAGGTCGACTGGGTGGACGATGGTCAATTGGCCGAGCGGGCGCTGGACGATGGCGACTATGACGCCCTGATCCTGGACTTGGGCCTGCCCGGTCTGGGCGGGCGTCAGTTGCTGCAGCGCCTGAGGGCCCGTGATCGGCGCCTGCCCGTGTTGATCTTGACCGCGCGCGATTCGTTGGCCGAGCGGGTGCAGGTGCTCAACCAGGGGGCAGACGACTTCCTGGCCAAGCCCTTTGCACTTGAAGAGCTGGAGGCGCGCCTGATGGCGCTGGTGCGCCGCGCACGCGGTGCAGACAATCCACGCCTGGCGTGCGGTGGTTTGCAGTACGACACCGATAGCAAGCAGTTCACCCTGGCCGATCAACTCCTGCATTTGTCGCCTCGCGAGCATGCCGTGCTGCGCGCTCTGATCCAGCGTGCGGGCGAACCCATGAGCAAAGCCCAGATCATTGCGCGCGTGTTCTCCGACCAGGACGATGTGCTGCCCGATGTGATTGAGGTGCTGGTGCACCGCCTGCGCAAGCGGCTGGAGGGCAGCGGCCTGCTCATCGTGACCTACCGGGGTCTGGGCTATGCCCTTGAAGCCGCCGACTGA
- a CDS encoding 3-deoxy-7-phosphoheptulonate synthase, which yields MTAKSSAAAGWVPPADKTSQTDDERIKNVTPLPPPEHLIRFFPIRGTAVETLVAGTRKSIRKIINGKDDRLLVIIGPCSIHDPAAAIEYAKRLLPLREQHKDTLEVVMRVYFEKPRTTVGWKGLINDPYLDESYKIDEGLRMARHLLLEINRLGVPAASEFLDVISPQYIGDLISWGAIGARTTESQIHRELASGISAPIGFKNGTDGNIKIATDAIQSASRPHHFLSVHKNGQVAIVETAGNPDCHVILRGGKAPNYDADSVAAACKDLEAAKLHPSLMVDFSHANSSKQHERQVVVAEDIAAQVSGGSKKVFGVMVESHLCAGAQKFTPGKDDPAKLAYGQSITDACIGWDDSEKVLEILSKAVKARRAR from the coding sequence ATGACCGCCAAATCCAGCGCCGCCGCCGGCTGGGTCCCGCCCGCCGACAAGACTTCGCAGACCGATGACGAGCGCATCAAGAACGTCACGCCCTTGCCGCCGCCCGAGCACTTGATCCGATTCTTCCCGATCCGTGGCACGGCGGTCGAGACCCTGGTGGCGGGCACGCGCAAGTCCATCCGCAAGATCATCAACGGCAAGGACGACCGCTTGCTGGTCATCATCGGTCCTTGCTCCATCCACGATCCGGCCGCAGCCATCGAGTACGCCAAGCGCCTGCTGCCGCTGCGCGAGCAGCACAAGGACACGCTGGAAGTGGTGATGCGCGTGTACTTCGAGAAGCCCCGCACCACCGTGGGCTGGAAGGGCCTGATCAACGACCCGTACCTCGATGAGTCCTACAAGATCGACGAGGGCCTGCGCATGGCCCGTCATCTGCTGCTGGAGATCAACCGCCTGGGGGTGCCGGCGGCCAGCGAATTCTTGGACGTGATCTCGCCGCAGTACATCGGTGACCTCATCAGCTGGGGCGCCATCGGGGCCCGCACCACGGAAAGCCAGATCCACCGTGAGTTGGCCTCGGGCATCAGCGCGCCGATCGGCTTCAAGAACGGCACCGACGGCAACATCAAGATCGCCACCGACGCCATCCAGTCGGCCTCGCGCCCGCACCACTTTCTGTCGGTGCACAAGAACGGTCAGGTCGCCATCGTGGAGACGGCCGGCAACCCCGATTGCCACGTCATCCTGCGCGGTGGCAAGGCCCCGAACTACGATGCCGACAGTGTGGCGGCGGCGTGCAAAGACCTGGAAGCCGCCAAGCTGCATCCGTCGCTGATGGTGGACTTCAGCCACGCCAACAGCTCCAAGCAGCATGAGCGCCAGGTGGTGGTGGCCGAAGACATCGCCGCCCAGGTCAGCGGTGGATCGAAGAAGGTGTTTGGCGTGATGGTGGAAAGCCACCTGTGCGCAGGCGCCCAGAAGTTCACGCCGGGCAAGGACGATCCGGCCAAGCTGGCGTACGGGCAGTCGATCACCGATGCCTGCATTGGCTGGGACGACTCCGAGAAGGTGCTGGAGATCCTGTCCAAGGCGGTCAAGGCGCGCCGCGCACGTTGA
- a CDS encoding peroxiredoxin, with translation MIKVGDAVPAVTLFEYIDVPTEGCALGPNPVAVAQASAGKTIALFGVPGAFTPTCSERHAPGYIEQVEAFKAAGVDEVWCVSVNDAFVMGAWARQLGAAGKVRFLADGSADFAKATGLTLDLTAKGLGLRSGRYSMLLKDGVVSVLNDEEGGGYGVSSADTLLGQLKA, from the coding sequence ATGATCAAAGTTGGCGACGCGGTGCCTGCCGTGACCCTGTTCGAGTACATCGATGTGCCCACCGAGGGCTGTGCCTTGGGGCCCAACCCGGTGGCGGTCGCGCAGGCCAGCGCGGGCAAGACCATCGCGCTGTTCGGGGTGCCGGGCGCGTTCACGCCCACGTGCTCCGAGCGCCATGCCCCTGGCTACATCGAGCAGGTCGAGGCCTTCAAGGCCGCCGGTGTGGACGAGGTCTGGTGCGTGTCGGTGAACGACGCGTTCGTGATGGGCGCGTGGGCTCGCCAATTGGGGGCGGCAGGCAAGGTGCGGTTCCTGGCCGACGGCAGTGCCGATTTCGCCAAGGCCACGGGGCTGACGCTGGACCTGACGGCCAAGGGGCTGGGCCTGCGCTCTGGGCGTTATTCGATGCTGCTCAAGGATGGCGTGGTGTCGGTGCTGAACGACGAAGAGGGGGGCGGCTACGGGGTGAGCAGCGCGGATACCTTGTTGGGGCAACTCAAGGCTTGA
- the rpsQ gene encoding 30S ribosomal protein S17, with amino-acid sequence MTEAQTRAKVVRSLVGKVVSDARNKTVTVLVERRVKHELYGKIVARSAKYHAHDENNEFKIGDLVEIVESRPLSKTKNWVVARLVEKARAA; translated from the coding sequence ATGACGGAAGCTCAAACTCGCGCCAAAGTGGTGCGCAGCCTGGTCGGCAAGGTCGTCTCTGACGCCCGCAACAAGACCGTGACCGTGCTGGTGGAGCGCCGTGTGAAGCACGAGCTCTACGGCAAGATCGTGGCTCGTTCGGCCAAGTACCACGCCCACGACGAAAACAACGAATTCAAGATCGGTGACCTGGTCGAAATCGTTGAAAGCCGTCCCCTGTCGAAGACCAAGAACTGGGTGGTTGCCCGCCTGGTCGAGAAGGCACGCGCGGCCTGA
- the rpmC gene encoding 50S ribosomal protein L29, translated as MAKASELRAKDVAALETEIKDLLKSHFNLRMQRATQQLNDHSALKKTRRDIARARTILTEKKQGAAK; from the coding sequence ATGGCTAAAGCCTCTGAACTGCGCGCCAAGGATGTGGCAGCGCTGGAAACGGAAATCAAGGACCTGTTGAAGTCGCATTTCAACCTGCGCATGCAGCGTGCGACCCAGCAGCTCAACGATCACTCGGCTCTGAAGAAGACCCGTCGCGACATCGCTCGCGCTCGGACCATCCTCACCGAGAAGAAGCAAGGAGCCGCCAAATGA
- the rplP gene encoding 50S ribosomal protein L16 gives MLQPNRRKFRKEHKGRNTGVATRGADVSFGEFGLKATERGRITARQIEAARRAISRHVKRGGRIFIRVFPDKPISNKPAEVRMGNGKGNVEYYVAEITPGKVLYEIQGVPEQLAREAFKLAAAKLPLSTTFVGREFGI, from the coding sequence ATGTTGCAACCTAATCGTCGCAAGTTCCGCAAGGAGCACAAGGGCCGCAACACCGGTGTCGCCACCCGTGGCGCCGATGTGTCTTTTGGCGAATTCGGCCTGAAGGCGACCGAGCGCGGTCGCATCACCGCCCGCCAGATCGAAGCAGCCCGTCGTGCGATTTCGCGTCACGTCAAGCGTGGCGGCCGCATCTTCATCCGCGTGTTCCCGGACAAGCCCATCTCCAACAAGCCGGCCGAAGTCCGTATGGGCAACGGTAAGGGTAACGTGGAGTACTACGTGGCCGAGATCACCCCCGGCAAGGTGCTGTACGAGATCCAGGGTGTTCCTGAGCAACTCGCTCGCGAAGCCTTCAAACTGGCCGCCGCCAAGCTGCCGCTGTCCACGACCTTCGTGGGCCGCGAGTTTGGCATCTGA
- the rpsC gene encoding 30S ribosomal protein S3, whose protein sequence is MGQKIHPTGFRLAVTRNWASRWYATNRNFASMLAEDLEVREFLKKKLKNAAVSRILIERPAKSARITIFSARPGVVIGKKGEDIENLKLELAKRLNCPVSVNIEEVRKPEVDAQLIADSITQQLEKRIMFRRAMKRAMQNAMRLGAQGIKIMSGGRLNGAEIARTEWYREGRVPLHTLRADIDYGFSEAHTTYGVIGVKVWVYRGDRLANGEAPVLKGDDREDDRRNRRGPRSDRPGDRRGPRGGRGAPRADGAPADGSDKPAVAADAKRVRKAAPAAEAKGE, encoded by the coding sequence ATGGGACAAAAAATCCACCCAACCGGCTTCCGCCTGGCCGTCACCCGCAACTGGGCATCGCGTTGGTACGCCACCAATCGCAATTTCGCCTCGATGCTGGCTGAAGACCTGGAAGTCCGCGAATTCCTGAAAAAGAAGCTCAAGAACGCGGCCGTGTCGCGCATCTTGATCGAGCGTCCCGCCAAGAGCGCACGCATCACCATCTTCTCGGCTCGTCCGGGCGTGGTGATCGGCAAGAAGGGCGAAGACATCGAAAACCTGAAGCTCGAACTGGCCAAGCGTCTGAATTGCCCGGTCTCGGTGAACATCGAAGAAGTGCGCAAGCCCGAAGTCGATGCTCAGCTGATCGCCGATTCGATCACGCAGCAGCTGGAAAAGCGCATCATGTTCCGCCGCGCCATGAAGCGTGCGATGCAAAACGCCATGCGTCTGGGTGCCCAAGGCATCAAGATCATGTCGGGTGGCCGTCTGAACGGCGCCGAAATCGCCCGTACCGAGTGGTACCGTGAAGGCCGTGTGCCCCTGCACACCCTGCGCGCCGACATCGACTACGGCTTCTCCGAAGCCCACACCACCTACGGTGTGATCGGTGTGAAGGTGTGGGTCTACCGTGGTGACCGCCTGGCCAATGGTGAAGCCCCCGTGCTGAAGGGTGACGACCGTGAAGACGATCGTCGTAACCGCCGTGGTCCTCGCAGCGACCGCCCTGGTGACCGTCGTGGTCCCCGTGGTGGCCGTGGCGCCCCCCGTGCTGACGGTGCGCCTGCCGATGGCAGCGACAAGCCGGCCGTGGCCGCTGACGCCAAGCGCGTTCGCAAGGCAGCTCCTGCTGCCGAAGCGAAAGGAGAATAA
- the rplV gene encoding 50S ribosomal protein L22: METKAIVRGVRLSVDKGRLVADLIRGKKVDQALNILTFTQKKAAGIIKKALESAIANAEHNDGADIDELKVKTIYVEQGATLKRFTARAKGRGNRISKPTCHIYVTVGN; the protein is encoded by the coding sequence ATGGAAACGAAAGCAATCGTTCGCGGCGTTCGCCTGTCGGTCGACAAGGGTCGTCTGGTGGCGGATCTCATCCGTGGCAAAAAGGTCGATCAGGCCCTCAACATCCTGACGTTCACCCAGAAGAAGGCTGCCGGCATCATCAAGAAGGCACTGGAATCTGCGATCGCCAACGCCGAACACAATGACGGCGCGGACATCGACGAACTGAAGGTCAAGACCATTTATGTGGAGCAAGGCGCCACGCTGAAGCGTTTCACCGCACGTGCCAAGGGCCGCGGCAACCGCATCAGCAAGCCAACCTGCCACATTTATGTGACCGTGGGCAACTAA
- the rpsS gene encoding 30S ribosomal protein S19 translates to MARSLKKGPFVDHHLLAKVEKAVSTKDKKPVKTWSRRSTILPEFIGLTIAVHNGKQHVPVYIQDQMVGHKLGEFALTRTFKGHPGDKKAKK, encoded by the coding sequence ATGGCTCGTTCTCTGAAAAAAGGTCCGTTCGTGGACCATCATCTCTTGGCCAAGGTTGAGAAGGCTGTGTCCACCAAGGACAAGAAGCCTGTCAAGACCTGGTCGCGTCGTTCGACCATCCTGCCTGAGTTCATCGGCCTGACCATTGCTGTGCACAACGGCAAGCAGCACGTGCCCGTGTACATCCAGGACCAGATGGTTGGCCACAAGCTCGGCGAGTTCGCCCTGACCCGTACGTTCAAGGGTCACCCTGGCGACAAGAAAGCCAAGAAATAA